A genomic segment from Triticum dicoccoides isolate Atlit2015 ecotype Zavitan chromosome 1A, WEW_v2.0, whole genome shotgun sequence encodes:
- the LOC119367906 gene encoding pre-rRNA-processing protein TSR2-like: MSASTSGGGSLSPQAAAALQEGIGLVFGRWTALQMAVENEWGGPDSRAKADQLAASILSWFTNSKGPYYYEDLEDMMFDRIYKSLNSNFADGSIREVAEQFFMMHEECLENNFSSIEKLRNTRPQGNVVSQSRQMVTEEDDDSLDDGDEPSMGEDKAARSDDMAVDQPKPSKPTPGADGWTVVHPRRGQGKN, encoded by the exons ATGTCGGCATCCACTAGCGGCGGCGGATCGCTCTCGCCCCAGGCGGCTGCAGCGCTCCAGGAGGGtatcgggctggtgttcgggcggtGGACGGCGCTGCAGATGGCTGTGGAGAACGAGTGGGGCGGCCCCGACTCCCGCGCCAAGGCCGACCAGCTCGCCGCGTCCATCCTCTCCTGGTTCACCAACTCCAAGG GCCCATATTATTATGAGGACTTGGAGGATATGATGTTTGACAGAATATATAAATCCCTCAATTCTAACTTTGCGGATGGTAGCATTAGGGAG GTTGCTGAACAATTTTTTATGATGCATGAAGAATGCCTGGAAAACAACTTTTCATCGATTGAGAAATTAAGGAATACACGTCCTCAAGGAAATGTTGTTTCCCAAAGTAGACAG ATGGTAACCGAGGAGGATGATGATAGCTTGGACGATGGTGATGAGCCATCAATGGGGGAAGATAAAGCAGCTAGATCAGATGATATGGCAGTAGATCAGCCAAAACCTTCCAAGCCTACCCCTGGTGCTGATGGGTGGACTGTTGTGCATCCTAGGCGTGGCCAAGGCAAGAATTAA